Below is a genomic region from Triticum dicoccoides isolate Atlit2015 ecotype Zavitan chromosome 5A, WEW_v2.0, whole genome shotgun sequence.
CGACGTCCATTGGCCATTGGGAAGTACTATATCTTTGCATAATTTTCTCACTCGGTCTTCACGCGTATCCATAGCCGTGTGGTTCTCGGATTCAGCCATTCAGGGTTCGGGGAAGCAGTTGCGGAGCTAGTTGATTCTAGTTGATTTTATTTTGTTCTATCGTAGTCCATCCATTTCAAAATACATGGTGTGCTTTATTTTGTCATAATTCTAGTTGATTTTAGTCCATCCATTTCAAAATACATTTTCAGACGGAGGGTATGATAAGAAAATGTATCATCGCGGGCATAGACCGAGTCGCCGAATACCGAAACTGAGCAATCACCACCCGACCCGCGGGGAGACTTGCTCGCGCACGtgggcgtggcgcatcgcggcatgcACGGGCTGCTTCTTGGCGCCTGCCGGCTTCCTCGTCAGTCCTCACTCACGCCAGGTGCAGAGAAGCAGCCCCAGATCGATCACAATCGCCGTCTCTGTTTTGTTAATGCCATGGATCACTCCCGCTTGCCAGCAGTATCGCTTTCGTTTCCTTTTTGTTCCTGTACATTGTTACTCTAGTGTTTGTTTATGCCTTTATGGCTTCGTGCTTGCCACCGGAACCTCCccgataataataataatttaacgtaaatggaaagagagagagagaaaaattcGCCTTCAGGTGCATGGTACGTACGTACGCGATCAACGTCCCGGCGAGCCCTCTGCCTATCTGGTGTCTGCCACGCACGCCAGCATCTTCGCCCGGTTCGCACCCGCGCAACGCAAAGTGACGGGTCACCGAACACGGAACACCTACGTATATCACGAATTAAACTCACGTTTTGTTCCGATCAAACTCTCACAATCTCTGAAATCGACATGACACACTCTCTGATCTTGGTCATCGGTGCCCTTCACGCCGTTTCAGGAGTGGATTTGGTGACGTGGCACCGGGTCTTGCTGACTCGGACCGAAACAATGGCGCCGCGTGTGTTGTCTCTCACACCCAACCACGGAAATCATACCAGGTGAGTGGGGAACAAAATTAGGGTTTCGACTCGGGCGGCGATTGGCGGCGAGAATAACGATGGTGTTGCCCTCCAGTGCTTCATCATCATTTTACCGCAGAGAGCTTTGAAGGAGAGGCGGGCAAGCAAGGTTGTGGTGTCCTATCAATAATAGCCAATGGAGTACGAGTCGACAGAGAACTACAGCCGGTGTGGAAGGAAGGCGCCACTATGAATATTCTAAAGTCCAACAAACCTTAGAAGGAGGTACTATGCATGCGTGGATGCTCAGATGCAAATTTCTGCATGAATTGTTGGGAGATCTTCGGGATAATGTATGGAGGCTGGAGGATGATGTTGCTACTTAGTCAAGAGGAGAAATTGCTGCTGTGAGAGAGAAATTGGAAAAGAAGAATGCATAGTAATTTCAGAAATTAGGGCAATATGTGAGAGAAAAACATAATTCTGATGTATAGATGTGTGTTTTATGGCATGATGATCTTTCTGGTTGGTTTAGTTGCGGGGTTGTTATTATCTTTGTTGTTGGTTGACTCCTGCAATGTGATCTATTTGAGTGATCTTGTAGATCTTGCAATATAATGGACCCGAATCATGTCTGAATGAAATTGAAATTCAAAATATGTTGTGTATGTTGACTGTATTGATTGAATTATCACTTTTGACAACAAGTGTGTGCTATGGAATGTTTAACTGATGGCCCGCAAGACACACAGTGTTAATGTATCACCTTAGTGTAAATATCCCAATATAGTGCCAGTTCTTTTCGGTGATTCTCCCAGAAtcgcccccctccccagcttctcccagaatcgccaCTCCATAATTTTTTTATAATTCTATTTAGGTAAGGTCTAATTAGTTAGGATTGTAATAAACATATGGAGTGGTGATTCTggaagaagctggggaggggggcgaTTCTGGTAGAATCGCCCAAAACAACTGGCCCATAGTATTGTTCCCAACGAACAAGATAAGGAGAGTGTTAATGTGAATGTCTATTGCACACACAAGTGTGACTGGTCTTGTGTGAATTAGTTGTTTTAGTATCTATAGGAATTATGATGTGGTGTAAGACAAGTAATTAAGGACGAAAATAAAGTAGCAAGAACAGCCAACAAAGAACATAAAAATAAAGGACAAAAAATAACTATGAGTTGTCTGCAATTGAAAGATTAGGCGCAGAGACTCAAGTCATGGTGGATATCAAATGTCATAGTGCAACGGTTATAGACAGCTATTCATGTGATTCTACCTCGAGTATTCTAGGTTCAATAGGCGAGTCACCCTTGAATAATCAAACTCGATCCTCCTCCCAGGATTGTTTGACTCTATTGTCTTGCCTCCCCATTACCATATTCATGGTTGGCTCGACAATTAGGGTCGCTAAATCAGACCAACGCTTTACGTGTTCTGGCATCATCATAGATACCAACACCTCTCACTTGCAGGTCACTAATTCGCTGAACAATACGTGGTTACCTAGGTAGGTGTCCGGATCATGTTGTCTAGGCCCTTAAATTGAACAGCAAGCATTTTAATATCCATATATAATCAACTTAATAATTAATCATAGGGGTGGTTTCACAAATAACAACATATAGATTATGCACAGATGGATCTCATCAATCCCCTACTCTTCCATGCCTATGGGGGATACTCACGCAAGAGAGAGGAATAATAACCAATCACAAAGATTTTGCAAAGAGAATCCATTTCAATAATATTGTAGTTTGCCACAATTAAATGAATGGTTAAACTGATCTCAATCTCTAGACCAAATATGAATAGAGTTACAAACCATATGCTTACAAGACGGAATATTTCTCACTATGACAGTAATGTCATGAATGAATGGGGTATACCTACTCTACCACGGTTGCCGTGCTGTACATGCAGCAGTGGAAAGCAAATGCAATAGCAAAGTGCTATTGTGAGGTCGAGCTCACTAGAGCTCGGATGAATAGTACATTTCAAAATAATAATTTAAAAACGGAGCTCCAGTGAGCTCGACCTCACAATGAAGCAATAGCAAAGTTTTCGATTTGCAGGGGTGTAGAAAAATCGGAGCTCGGGTGAATACCACAATGGAGCAATAGCTCAATGATATCtagtggcatttttgagcatgtgACTAAAGAAACGATGTCATTTTTAAGTAGTTGAAATTCCTAATGGCAAAAGTGAGTAATGGGACATAACCAATGGCATAAATGACAAATAAAAAAACCATTTTGAATGCTACACAAAAGAGATAAAAATCTGACCCAAATACGAACAGAGGAAAATCTCATTTCTTTCCTACTCATAAAGGTTGAAGTTGGTGGTGAATTCACACATGGAACCATACAAATAAATACATGCACTTCTACACGCATGTGAGACTAGCAACTAGCCAAAAGTTATAATAAACAAATGTTACTTTTGTGAGATCTATCTCAAATAAACAAATGCGTCACTGCCCTAATATGAAAATAACACTCATATAAAAACACAGATTATGCTCCAATTCAAAATCATGGCATTTTTTTTATTTCTTTGCCCAACCAATTATTCCAGTTCTATAGCATAGCAGGACACAGCGAACACATTGCAATTTCAATGTGGTCATAGACGTTGTCCTCCTACCAAATCCACAATCTTCTGCATTCAAATTACTCACAACCATTCACCTATGTTTTAAAATTTAAATCGCTATCTCACTGTAAATATTGCAAAGGACCTACAATCGTCGCTTAAAAATCATCAATGACTACAACATGACCTTTTGTTATATCTACGCTCTCCTTTTAATTATAAACCATGCAATAGCCGCACAACACCATCATCTTTTGATGATCTCCTAAGCCAGCAGTATCTCATCGTCCTTTTTATGGTTTTGTAGCAACGCACAAGCATTGTGCTAGTTAATCAATGTACTTGTCTATTTTATGCACATCACATATAAACATATATGTTTTGCATACACATTGTGTTCATGAAATTTCGTATTTACATACAACACATATATATATGCTTATCAGCTTATGTATATACTTTTTCTCAGATGTTTCAAATGTACTTTCCACGAAAAAAATTAAAAGAACTCCGTGAAGCTCGGCCACCAAATGCACTTTCTGAGATACTATAAACCTACAGTAAGCACAACCACACGCCACTCAGCGTAGACACTCTTAACCGTAGCCCCCAAGCCATGACCTTTCCTGAAGACTTCACCTATCACTTGAGCAAGCCCTCCAGACAACAGACCCGGCATTTTTTGCAATCCTCTTTTTCTGGAGTACCCGCTCCCCTGTCAACACTCAGCACGAAGTTCACACGGCGGCAGCCAGCATCTGCCCTGACCGGTTCGCCCCGGGCCAGGAAGCGACCGTGACTATATTTAACACTATTACTGTATACTCCTTCCGTTCTTAAAtagtataagtctttttaaagactCCACTATGAACTATATACGgaacaaaataagtgaatctacactttaaaacatgtctatatacatccgtatgtggtttgcagtgaaatctctagaaagacttacatttagaaacggagggagtaatatactgATAGTAGGAGTAGTGTATACGAACAGGTGAACAACGGTGCGTCATTGTGTACGTAGTACTACTTCTCGGCATAGTGTCGCCCACGTACTCGTACACCAGACGACACGGCAAGGCAAGGCGCGGAACAGCACTGCTATACACACGATGCTAATAGCCGATTTGTAGACGACGGTGAAGATCACACCATACGTTGCACGGCAGCAGCACCGGTGCATCATTGGATATGTCGAGTTCGGCTGTATGTCGTCTGTGCAGTTTCGGGCGCGGAATACCGAAACCGAAACCGAGCAATCACCCGCAGAGAAACGAGCGATTCTGATTCGTCGTCGCGCACGTGGGTAAGTAGTACGTGGTGCATACGGATACATTGAACCGGCCCCACATCACAGTCCCCGTCGCTGTTTCGTTTAATGCATGCCAGCCTCGCTCGGATCACTCTCCACTGCCGGTATGACTTCGCTTTTCGTTTCTACTAGCTAGCTTTACGTTTTCTAAAACTTACTATTATAGTAGGTGCCTAATTTTTTTCGAGCACTAGCCTTTTCTTTTTCCAAATGAtaataagagcatctacaactgaaCCCCTCAAAACCGTCTCAAACGCTTGAACAGGCCGCCCGTTGCCGTCCGGTCATGATTTTTAGAATCAGTTGGGCATCTTAAAACGTCCGGGCTGACCAGcaccccctcatatccagcccaaatatgaggcGTATATGGGGGCGCCTGGGCACGCCCGCTGTGTGGGACTGACGAAGGGGTCCCAGTCGGAAACACCCTCAAACCCGACGGTCCGAAGGTCGTCTCCTCCGTCGGACTGgtggcgcagctccagcaggcCGCATAGTGCATTGCCCGACTATTTAAGTCAAGCGGTGACACCGAAACCCTATCACCCATCCACATTTTTCTCCTCCTATTCAACGCCGCCAacacttcccactccacccatccgCCTAGTAGACATGCCCCCACGCCGCCGAGTGAGGAGTTAGCCCTTTCTAACGCCGGAGCGCCAGCTTGAGCTTCTTGAGCAGATCCGGGCTAGACGCGAAGCCCGGATCGCCGCAAGGCTACCTCCTGATGCAGTGGATCCGAACGAGGAATTAGTGGAGGAGGATGAACCAGAGGAGGCGGAAGTAGGGGACGCTGGGGACGGGGATCTGCAGACGGAGTAGCAGGCCATCCTTGATTCCCTCCGGTCGGAGTCGGCTGCGGAGGCAAGACGCCCTCGCCGGCAAGAGATGGAGGTACAAGAGGCCGCAGACGAGGCGGAGATGTTCGTctacatggatgaggtcgagcaggaggaggatgagTCAGAGCCCTCCTACCCGCCCGTCCAGCCGGCACCCGGCACCGTCGTCgtggacatctccgacgacgaAGAGTAGGTAGGGCAGTACGTAGGATTACTTTTGCATGTTTTATATGGATTTAGAGAATAAAATATGAGAGGCAGATGCAAACTGGCTAATTTGAGTCGTTCTCGGTCAGCACCCGCGGACGTGTCCGAGAGCATCCATGGGCGTTTGAGGTGTCGGATTTACAaagtccggctatagatgctctaagtGTAACACATGTGGCACGAAGTATCACTATCCTAATGTTTTCTACAACCAAAATTGCCTAACCCTTCTCAAAAAACTGAAACTTACTATCCAAATAGAAAGTTGTCATACTTTGCAACTAAAGTTACCATCCTCTCGGGTAACTAAATTTGTCGTCAAAAAACATTAAAGTGgaattgcttcgtgccacacgtatGACACTTATCAAGATCCTTTATTTTTTAGCGTGTGAGGAGCAACGACGATGAGTGTTGGCCACCATCGCTGAGGCAGGAATTCCTGAATTCAACAGCTGAGGGCAAGGTGGCATATGGATACAGATCCCTCATGATAAAAAATAGTTTAAGACATTTATATTGATTTTTTTCTTCTCAACTCAATCCACTATTAGTGGGCCTTATCAAATAATAGAAAATAGGCTTCCAGCACACATGCATCTTTACTCTTCGTTTCAACTTTATGCATCGGATCACACTTTTTCTCTTCAAACACCATCTCCTACCGAGGATCCCGTTACACCATCCAAACCTACCTTTTCtgatatccgatcctacatggcatgccAGACATCACTGGGCTATGCATTGGCCATGCCTTCGAAGGGCCCGGTTGCAGGTAATAGTACAAAATTTCCCCTGTTCATATGCATAGTAGCAAGTAGGATGTTGGGGAGGGCCCGGGCCTGCTGGCCACCCTGCCTCCGCCACTGGCCGGCCATGGCAAGGCCGAGCGAGGACAACGCTTGAGAGAAGGGCGACATTGCAAGCGGCAGCGAGTTGCGGCGCTACAAGCAAATGCGAGAAAGCATGTCAACATGTACGGGTCAAGGCGGGTGTGTCACCGCAGATTGGGAGGAGGGTGTGCCACTCAAATGCCTAGGCCGTTGGATGTGAAATGAATGGCCCCGATCTGCTTCTTCCACCTCCCGACGCAATGCCGCCCTCCGAGCCTCGCCGCTCCGCACTCCCTGGAACTGTCCCGCTAAAGGCGCCCTCCTCCCAATCTGCGGTAACTCCGGTGAAGCCACGTGCcattgtactagtagtagtacacagTGCACCACCGCACCTTGCCCGTGCAAACGAGGCAAAATGGCTGAACACCAAAAATGAGCCATCCATCCATCTCCCGCCGTTTAACCGGCGAGCGGAAAACTCCAACGGTGCGCCGCCGCCCCCGTTCCCTTCTCCCCGCATCCTCCATCCGAGAAGAGACGACCAGGTCGCAGCAGGCAGCAGGTGGCGCAATCCCCGTCGCCACACCGCCCGCCCTTCCCTCCGTTCGTTTAATTCATACGTATTTACTGCCGCTAATCTGATCAGATGAGATGAGATCACTAAACAAAGCGGAAAAAGACGCAACTTGTGTAATAAGCGGCTGCCGATCAAAGCGCGAGCACGTCGCCATCCCACCCCCCACCGAGACCAGCACGCCCGGTGACTCTCGTCTCGTCGGCCAGTGCGTCTCCTCCCCACCAATCACCCCcgctttcttcctcctccctccAACTCCCAAGAGGAGCCTCGGGGTTTCTAGCCGCCGCCCGGCCGCTTCCCGCAAGGCGCTCCCGCGATTTCTTTTCCctttccgccgccgcctcctccacgcaACCGCTTGCTGCTGGCCTCTACTCGGTCCTGCAAGAACCACCGGCACCGGGTTGGATTCAttttccctgcctgcctgcctgcctttcTTGTCCAGTTCGCCGGGAGCGAGGAATCAATCTTCATCTGCCGCCGGGAGAGCTAGCTAGGATAATACTCCTACACAGGAGGTGGAATTTGCCTGTGATTATTGCAAGATCTCGCGCCAAGAagaggaagcagcagcagcagcaggagcagattcTTCAACAAAGGAGGGAGGCGGATCGTGGCGGCATGGGTTCTTGCGAGGATGTGGGGTACGGCGACGTCTACTCCGTCCCCAATCCGGCGGCTGCCCCCGCCTACGCGCTCGACTTCTCcctccaccaccaccagcagcagcagctccGGTTCCCCCCTTCTTCATACGGCTTCCACGGCCTTCCTGCCGCTTCCGCCGCCTATTACCAGCCGTCTCCGCCGCAGTCGGCGCTGATTGGCAGCACGCCGAGCCCCGTCTCCACCACCACGGAGCTGGGGAGCCCCGAGGAGGCCTCCGACGACGCCGTGCTCGCCTACATCAACCAGTTCCTcctcgaggacgacgacgacgacgagttctTTGCACCCGCCAGCGAGCCGGCGCGGGACTCGGCGCTCCTCGCCGTCGCTAAGCCCTTCGTCGACATCATCGCCGACGCCAAGCCCGCCGCGGCAACGGTGTACCAGGACAGGTCTTGGATGGATCCCTGCTGTGCCTTCGCAACGATGGGAGGAGGGTCCCCTGATATGTTCGTCAGCAGCCGACAGAGCTCCTGTCAGTTGGTGCCCTGCGATTccgtgaaggaggaggaggagtgcgccgTCCACAAGGGCCGGAAGAACCGCCACGGCGACGACGACCTGGAGCCGGAGGACGAGAGGCGGCGCAAGCAGCTGGCGCTGTCCGAGGAGGAGACCGTCCGGGAGATGTTCGACAAAGTGCTCCTCTGCAGCGGTGTCAACTGCATCCTCCAGTCACCACTGCCAGCCGAAGCAGAGATCAGCAGCGTGTACGTGAAAGGGTCAGGGAACCGGAGAggccgcaagaagggcaagaccggagTGCCCACCGTGGAGGAGGAGTCCGTCGATATGACAACCCTGCTCATACACTGCGCCCAGGCCGCGGCTATCGATGATCACCGCGGTTCGGGCGAGCTGCTGAAGCAGATCAGGCGGCATTCTTCCCCTCATGGGGATGccgggcagaggctggcgcattacATTGCTAATGGGCTCGAGGCTCGCCTTGCCGGCACCGGTAGCACCGTCTACCGCTCGCTTGTTGCACGGCGAACTTCTTCCGCTGACATGCTGAAAATATTCAAGCTGTATGGGACCGCATGCCCGTTCATCAGGATGTCCAGGTTCTACTCGAATGAAGCCATCTTGGATGCTGCTGCCAAGGGTGTGACAAGCGTGCACATTGTGGACTATGGTATAGACTGGGGCTTCCAGTGGCCAATCTTCTTGCAGCGGATCTCCAAGAGAGACGGCGGCCCCCCAAGAATACGGATCACCGCCATCGACTTACCGCAGCCAGGGTTCCGGCCTGCGGAGCGTTTAGAGGCGACAGGCCGGCGGTTACGTGACTACGCCAAGATGTTTGATGTTCCCTTTGAGTACCGTGCAATTGCTGCCAAGTGGGATGCCATCCGAGTCGAAGACCTCAGGATCGACAAGGATGACCTTCTTATTGTCAACTGCTTGTTCAGAATGCGGCACATGATGGACGAGACGGTGACCGATGAGAGCCCGAGGAAGACAGTCTTGAACACGATCAGGAAGATGAACCCGCATCGGTTCATCCACGCGGTTGTCAATGGCACCTACAACGCGCCATTCTTCGTGACGCGCTTCAAGGAGGCTCTCTTTTATTTCTCCTCGCTCTACGACATGCTCGAAGCGACCGCACCGCCGGTGGATGAGCACAGGCAGCTGATCGAAAGGGAATACTTCGGACGGGAGCTTCTCAACGTGGTCGCTTGCGAGGGCACGGAGAGGGTCGAGAGGCCGGAGACCTACAAGCAATGGCAGGTAAGGAACCTCAGGGCAGGGTTCAGGCAGGTGCCTCTGCTTCAAGAGACGGTGAAAAAAGCAAGATACAAGGTAATCAAGAGCTATCACAGGGATTTCTTCGTCGACGAAGATAACAAGTGGATGCTGCAGGGTTGGAAGGGCAGAGTCATCGGCGCCCTATCCACATGGAAACCTAGCTAGAACTTTAGAGACATGTTGCCTGGTACATTTCATCACTTTTTTTTTTCTCTTCTGTTGTACTATCTGATATTCTGATGCTTATGTTGTTGAATTTTGACCCTTTGTTGGGAGCAGAGTTGATGGATATTTTTGCCAAACTTGACTAGAACAGAAGCTTCTTGCATATGTTTTGTACCAAATGAAGCATGTGTATTGCAAACTGTTTGTTTGTTCCTTGAATCGGTAGCGCTGATGTTTCATTTGTTAGTTCAATGGAAGGTGCATATGAGCTGCCGAGTGATATATTAGCTGTTGCGTAAATGATAAAATTCGTGTGGATTATTGGTGTGCATCAGATCTGAGTCAAGAGTGTGAAAAGAAGATAAGTCATATCCGTTAAACTGTATCAATGTATTCTCAATTGTTTGCTGACTTCTCCTCCTCGGAGAAAATCTCGGGAAAATGCATAAATTGCTTCTCCAATCTCCAAGCATCGATAGAAGGCTATTTTCAGCATTATTGATAAACCGATTGTGCAATTACATCAGTCAGCAACTTCATAATGCACAAGGATACACACCCAAGACATTAAGATCCTTATAAGCTAGAAATGTACTTATGCTCTCAAGTCTTAACTGATGACTCAAAACCGGGCTGTGACCTTGGAGAACAGCGCTTTGAAATCTTTCGTTGGGGTGCCCTCGCCTTCAGGCTTCGAAGCCAAATCGAATGCCTTGAACTTCACCTCTTCATACTGGAGGGCCTGTTTCAAGAGATGTATATAATCAGGATGGTTGTCCTCAAGTGTCTGTCCATAGAATAAAGTTGCAGCAATTATCATATAGTAGGTTATACCTGAACACAAACTTCAGCCACATCAGCCCTAGGGATTGCCTTAGTGTCAGTCTGGAGAAGCTCATCATCCTTCCCAACAATCAGCTCCCTCACTCCCCGATCTTTGTCTTGCAGACCACCAGGCCTAAATTGAAGGAAAAGAAGAAAATGCTAGCATATTATGTATCAGCGAATAGTTAACCTGTTCTAGTGTTCTTGTACATATTAGCACAATGCACTTCTATTCTAGCTTCACAAAAACTAGCTATCCAATTTAACTGCAGCAGTCCAACAATGAAACATTTAGCACAAATTTTTAGACAATTCAAGAGAGATGGTAATTAGATAAACAAAAACTAGTAGATGACACTTAGTGTTTGCTTCACCCTTTATATGCCACTCATTGTCTCATTAAACATGGTGCTGGATCAACCTTTTCTCTGAGGGATTCGAAGATATTTAGTGGTATATAAGGAACTATTCCAAACTTCTATAGCAGATCTTCAGTCTTATCCAAAGTGATCGAAGTACACCACTTCAGAAAGGTGAGGAACTCTGTTTCAAGAATCATTGATCTAAAGGATGCCTTT
It encodes:
- the LOC119303833 gene encoding scarecrow-like protein 30, producing the protein MGSCEDVGYGDVYSVPNPAAAPAYALDFSLHHHQQQQLRFPPSSYGFHGLPAASAAYYQPSPPQSALIGSTPSPVSTTTELGSPEEASDDAVLAYINQFLLEDDDDDEFFAPASEPARDSALLAVAKPFVDIIADAKPAAATVYQDRSWMDPCCAFATMGGGSPDMFVSSRQSSCQLVPCDSVKEEEECAVHKGRKNRHGDDDLEPEDERRRKQLALSEEETVREMFDKVLLCSGVNCILQSPLPAEAEISSVYVKGSGNRRGRKKGKTGVPTVEEESVDMTTLLIHCAQAAAIDDHRGSGELLKQIRRHSSPHGDAGQRLAHYIANGLEARLAGTGSTVYRSLVARRTSSADMLKIFKLYGTACPFIRMSRFYSNEAILDAAAKGVTSVHIVDYGIDWGFQWPIFLQRISKRDGGPPRIRITAIDLPQPGFRPAERLEATGRRLRDYAKMFDVPFEYRAIAAKWDAIRVEDLRIDKDDLLIVNCLFRMRHMMDETVTDESPRKTVLNTIRKMNPHRFIHAVVNGTYNAPFFVTRFKEALFYFSSLYDMLEATAPPVDEHRQLIEREYFGRELLNVVACEGTERVERPETYKQWQVRNLRAGFRQVPLLQETVKKARYKVIKSYHRDFFVDEDNKWMLQGWKGRVIGALSTWKPS